cttggtagGATAAGatgagtgccatcacgtccatttttgggtcatgacactaTCGCTTATTTTACAATATATTTGTTGTTCTTGGAAAAATTCTTTCGAACTGAGTCTAACCTAAGAAGTAGTGAGGGCATGCAACAAATCTGATTGTATATatctttactattttttaaagaaaaatattatatttaattatgattacCACTTAAATTGTTCAGATTTCTTTACCTAATTATGCTTTCTTTCTTTAGTTGTTTGAAAAGCTCAGAATTAATGGATTCTTTTGAAGAAGCATCAATTGACATAATAATGGAGATATTTGAGGCAATTGAAGATAATTATGGAGGAGTTATTCTGAACATGAAGAAAGAGGAGCCTAtggattttcttaaatttcatactATGCTCAAGGCTTCCATTTCTTATTGGAGGCTAAAGgtatttatgtataatatatatacttgatatTTACTCGATCGTAATATTTGAGTTCAAGTTATATGTATCatgtagaaaatatatttatatttattaagatCACTCAAAAGGTAATTGCAGATAAATTTAACCTAGAATCAATGATAAATGATATTATATGGACTTTTAATTATCACTTAAGAGAATGAGTGAATCtcaacaaatatttaaattacaaaCGCTTGCAACTTAAGAACTAACGCTAATAACTTGAAGTTACAGTAAGCATGACATGATTAAGTGTTCAATATGACATCAAACTCGCTCAATTGAACTTCCTAATACATAATAAGTAGATAGAATAACTTgctataacaaattaaattatactaCCGACCGGTCATTGAAAACAAAAATCtcactaattttaatttatttttgttatttttcctttgattttGATGGTCAGGGAAAGAAGGGTGTTTGGATTAAGTTACCTATAGAACTTGCTCATCTTGTTAATGCAGCAGTAAAGGTAAATATATTCACGAAAATATTATTccactaataattaattattaacattagattatttaaaattcatataaatatgtgtttaattaattaaaaaaataatatgataaattaaattaatgcaGGAAGGATTTTGGTATCATCATGCTGAGGCAACATATTTGATGCTTGTTTATTGGATTCCTCATGAAATTCCTCATACTTTTCCTGCTTATGCTTCTCATCGTATTGGTATTGGTGCTTTCGTCCTCAACCAAGACGGACAggtttgtctcaatttatgtgacataattttaattgatacaatttattttttttgaaatttatgatctcGAACATGCTAAAGTATATGAATGTCTTTAAATATGTTATACGAttatacaaatttattatttaagaagtataaagttaattaaaaatatgacatTGGCAGGTACTGGTAGTTAAAGAGAAATCTGGAGATATGACAGGGACTTGGAAGCTTCCTACTGGTGTTGTTGATGAGGtttaacaaatttatattttccccttttttgttaatttattttattattaattgttatgaCATTGGCATgtgttcatatttattttttttagtattaacATTTTTTCCGAGTCATTTCCATTTATAGATATATTAACGGAACTGGAAATTTTATTAgcttaattgattgattatttaaattttaaattgtaaattcTCGTCCGCTCGACTCTAAGCAGAACTTTCATAATGAGAATCAGAATTTTGGGACAAAGAAAACAATTTAGGTGAataaactttttaaatgaaatttgtcAATACATTAAGTTTCGAAGAATTAACttgttcattttaaaattt
This Solanum stenotomum isolate F172 unplaced genomic scaffold, ASM1918654v1 scaffold23261, whole genome shotgun sequence DNA region includes the following protein-coding sequences:
- the LOC125851179 gene encoding nudix hydrolase 2-like, giving the protein MDSFEEASIDIIMEIFEAIEDNYGGVILNMKKEEPMDFLKFHTMLKASISYWRLKGKKGVWIKLPIELAHLVNAAVKEGFWYHHAEATYLMLVYWIPHEIPHTFPAYASHRIGIGAFVLNQDGQVLVVKEKSGDMTGTWKLPTGVVDEGEDICMAAVREVQEETGIETEFVELLAFRQSHKSFFGKSDLFFICMLKPLNFTINKQDAEIEEAKWMPMEEYASQSKVNQSELTKMIANICVAKKEEQYNGFSALLTTGHSAKECYLYSNNI